One Streptomyces sp. CG4 genomic window, CAGCCTCGGCACGTACGGCTGGACGGGCGCGGCCACGACCGCGTTCTGGGTCGATCCGGCGCACGAGCTGACGGTGCAGTTCATGACGCAGGTACGCCCGAAGACGCTGAAGATCTTCCCGCAGCTGCGCCGGCTGGTGCACGAGGCGCTGGTGGACTGACCGGCCCGGCGCCCGCCGCCCGTGGGGGGAGGCGGCGGGCGCCGGAGCGGCCGTCCGGCCTTCAGGAGCCGTGGGCCACGGCGTCCAGGTGGGGCAGGATGTGGTCCAGTCGCTCCCGCTTGGTGCGCAGATAGGTGATGTTGCTCTCGCATGGCTCGATCAGCAGCGGCACCCGCTCGGTGACCTGGATGCCGTGCCGCACCAGCGCCTCCCGCTTGCGCGGGTTGTTGGACATCAGGCGCACCGAGCGCACGCCGAGGTCGCGCAGGATCTCGGCCGCGACGCGGTAGTCGCGGGCGTCGACGGGCAGGCCCAGCGCGAGGTTCGCCTCCACCGTGTCCAGGCCCTCCGCCTGCAGGGCCATGGCGCGCAGCTTGGCGAGCAGTCCGATGCCGCGGCCCTCGTGGCCCCTCAAGTAGACGACGATGCCGCTGCCTTCGGCGACGACGGCGCGCAGCGCCGACGCCAGCTGGTCGCCGCACTCGCAGTGCCGGGAGCCGAACGCGTCCCCGGTCAGGCACTCCGAGTGCAGCCGGGTCAGCACGTTCTCGGTGCCGATCTCGCCGTACACCAGGGCCACTTGCTCGTCACCGCGGTCGTGGTCCAGGTAACCGATCGCCTGGAATTTCCCGTACACGGTCGGCAGCGGTGCATTCACCACGCGTTCCGCACCCGAACGCCGCGAGGACTTTGTACCGAGTACGCCGAGGTTGACGCCGGTGTTTTCTGTCATGATCTTATTCCTAAGCAGAGACGAAAGGCCATGAAAAGATGAGTGGTTCGGGTGCGCGTGCGGCGGCAGACCGAGGGTTGTACGGCGTGTTGCCGGCGGACACCACGGAAGACGTGACGGCGCGGGGGGCGGGCGTTTCAGCACAGGTCGCCGTCCTTCCCGTGGGCAGTTTCGAACAGCACG contains:
- the ribA gene encoding GTP cyclohydrolase II — protein: MTENTGVNLGVLGTKSSRRSGAERVVNAPLPTVYGKFQAIGYLDHDRGDEQVALVYGEIGTENVLTRLHSECLTGDAFGSRHCECGDQLASALRAVVAEGSGIVVYLRGHEGRGIGLLAKLRAMALQAEGLDTVEANLALGLPVDARDYRVAAEILRDLGVRSVRLMSNNPRKREALVRHGIQVTERVPLLIEPCESNITYLRTKRERLDHILPHLDAVAHGS